From Spirosoma aerolatum, one genomic window encodes:
- a CDS encoding recombinase family protein, protein MLVGYAHVSTQDQNLALQLDDLKKAGCHKIFQEKVSSVKARPQLQKLLEIVREGDTIIVWKLDRLGRSLKELFTLINDFQAREIGFRSLNDAIDTTTAQGRLVFNLFASLAEFERDLIRERTIAGLAAARARGRIGGRPKGLSAEAQVKARAVKTMYALKTHTILEISQLFHLSRATVYRYLAWKEIK, encoded by the coding sequence ATGTTAGTTGGCTATGCCCACGTTTCCACACAAGATCAAAACTTAGCTCTTCAATTAGATGACCTCAAAAAAGCAGGTTGTCACAAAATCTTTCAGGAAAAAGTGTCATCGGTTAAAGCACGCCCACAGCTTCAGAAGCTACTAGAGATTGTTCGGGAAGGTGACACGATCATTGTTTGGAAGCTCGACCGTTTGGGCCGATCGCTCAAAGAACTCTTCACGTTGATCAATGACTTTCAAGCTAGAGAAATTGGTTTCCGCAGCCTAAATGACGCTATTGATACTACTACGGCACAGGGTCGTTTAGTGTTTAATCTATTTGCTTCACTAGCCGAATTTGAACGGGATTTAATCCGCGAGCGTACCATAGCCGGTTTGGCCGCAGCACGGGCTAGGGGACGAATAGGCGGCCGTCCGAAAGGACTTTCTGCCGAAGCCCAAGTAAAGGCCCGAGCCGTAAAGACAATGTACGCTCTTAAAACCCATACAATTTTAGAGATTAGCCAATTATTTCATCTAAGCCGAGCGACAGTTTACCGTTACTTAGCCTGGAAAGAAATAAAATAA
- a CDS encoding GDSL-type esterase/lipase family protein, producing the protein MQFRLVWLLLLMTTCSFGQTKVIRLYDNKAPGSETWNWAEQSDDSQIANTKIVYNVVEPTLTVFPAQGINTGTAVIIAPGGALAFLSINSEGNEVAQWLSKKGVTAFVLTYRVAHTIDPIKVLKAVASSPAKFDSLVSPIIPLAMNDGLSAVAHVRKNAAMYAINPNRIGLMGFSAGGGVTMSVAYNANAESRPDFIAPIYAWDKNIVGNRVPSHKMLAFIAVASDDELKLTSTSIDIYTKWITAKQSASLHIYQSGGHGFGMKKQDKASDGWIDQFGDWLGANGLLWPEQPTGLLKGVTYGMYKKYLQAQEEAQRMDWANRNRYAGDNALVAPLKAGEQRIVFMGNSITEFWLRTDSSFFTGKPYINRGISGQTTSQMLVRFRDDVIALKPKVVVILAGINDIAENTGPISLESVLGNIVSMAELAKTNGIRVVLSSVLPAYDFPWRPGLQPAEKVVKLNRLLKAYADTNKLVYVDYYTPMVDARKGLQAAYTQDGVHPTLPGYKVMEPLVEKAIADALAR; encoded by the coding sequence ATGCAATTTCGTCTCGTTTGGTTACTTCTTCTGATGACTACCTGTTCGTTCGGACAGACTAAAGTAATCCGCCTATACGACAACAAGGCCCCGGGTTCAGAAACCTGGAATTGGGCTGAACAATCCGATGATAGCCAAATCGCCAACACTAAAATTGTTTACAATGTGGTTGAGCCCACACTCACAGTGTTTCCAGCCCAGGGCATTAATACCGGTACTGCCGTTATCATTGCACCGGGTGGGGCGCTGGCTTTTTTATCAATTAACTCGGAAGGCAATGAAGTAGCTCAATGGCTGAGTAAAAAAGGCGTGACTGCTTTTGTGTTGACGTATCGGGTGGCCCATACAATCGACCCCATAAAGGTTTTAAAAGCGGTAGCGTCTTCCCCCGCAAAATTCGACTCTCTTGTTTCGCCGATTATACCTTTGGCGATGAACGATGGCTTGTCAGCCGTTGCCCATGTCCGAAAAAACGCGGCTATGTATGCGATAAATCCGAATCGGATCGGCTTAATGGGGTTTTCGGCAGGTGGAGGCGTTACGATGTCGGTTGCCTACAATGCCAATGCCGAAAGTCGACCTGATTTCATTGCACCCATCTATGCCTGGGATAAGAATATTGTAGGCAATCGGGTGCCCAGCCATAAAATGCTTGCTTTTATAGCTGTCGCTTCTGACGACGAGCTGAAGCTAACATCCACCAGTATTGATATTTATACCAAGTGGATTACGGCCAAGCAGTCGGCTTCGCTTCACATTTACCAGTCGGGAGGTCATGGATTTGGCATGAAAAAGCAGGATAAAGCGTCGGATGGCTGGATCGATCAGTTTGGCGATTGGCTAGGAGCAAATGGATTACTGTGGCCCGAGCAACCTACCGGCCTCTTGAAAGGGGTTACCTACGGGATGTACAAAAAATACCTGCAGGCCCAGGAGGAAGCACAGCGGATGGATTGGGCTAACCGAAACCGGTACGCTGGCGATAATGCGCTGGTAGCTCCCCTGAAGGCGGGTGAACAGCGAATCGTTTTTATGGGTAATTCCATTACGGAGTTCTGGTTAAGAACCGATAGTAGTTTTTTTACCGGAAAACCCTATATCAACCGGGGTATTAGCGGTCAGACCACCTCGCAAATGCTGGTCCGCTTCCGGGACGATGTCATTGCCTTAAAGCCCAAAGTAGTGGTCATCTTGGCCGGTATCAATGACATTGCCGAAAACACCGGACCCATTTCCCTGGAAAGTGTATTGGGCAATATCGTTTCGATGGCCGAACTGGCTAAGACGAACGGGATTCGTGTGGTGTTGTCTTCCGTGCTTCCGGCTTATGATTTTCCCTGGCGTCCTGGACTACAACCGGCGGAAAAAGTCGTGAAGCTTAACCGTCTGTTAAAGGCTTACGCCGATACGAATAAGCTAGTGTATGTCGACTATTATACGCCCATGGTGGACGCCCGGAAAGGCTTGCAAGCGGCCTATACGCAGGACGGCGTTCATCCGACTTTACCAGGTTATAAAGTAATGGAGCCGCTGGTGGAAAAGGCCATCGCCGATGCCTTAGCACGATGA